The following are encoded together in the Osmia lignaria lignaria isolate PbOS001 chromosome 6, iyOsmLign1, whole genome shotgun sequence genome:
- the LOC117601396 gene encoding xaa-Pro aminopeptidase ApepP isoform X2, translated as MKGSIQWLLVSIYALGVTDAYYLQNEIMDPPLNYNGAKRSHCPAVIHKQPANRQDTSLRLKQLRSEMSRVASVQGPPLDGYIVTSDDAHQSASLDPRDMRREFITGFYGSAGEAVITFDKAVLWTDGRYHIQADHQLDCNWILMKRGRGEVPSITEWLKHQFQSRAIARIGADPTLVSAIDWEMWEDELANSSVRLVPVHNNLVDLIWQVGRPNYNTHPAYPLQDKYSGRAWQDKIQSVRDEMEISGADALVLTALDEIAWLFNIRGYDLPNTPVLRAYAVITLGSIHLFAPKHKIPMSVDVHLKMDVCTHANCVKWHNYTSIWYDLRTMSQAWNIVWLPTRCAYSPGASMEIFNSIPPEKRLPKPSPVLSLRAEKNEVEAEGMRRSHLRDGIAMCDFLAYMEEQYELNSDGWDEMQVARLANEFRYEQDKNKGISFPTIAGYGPHAAIPHYEPNNLTNIKIGTTSTLVVDSGGQYLDGTTDITRTLHFGTPTEEQRKAYTRVLIGAIQLSSLIFPNSLKSNQLDIVARAPLWNVGYDYLHGTGHGIGHFLSVHESPIGVSYMQVPSSDKVCGPVELKPGFFLSNEPGYYKEGDFGVRLENVLEIVEAGKSKNSETFLKFRDITLVPYEPKLIDISMLNPSHRRWLNNYNRRIREEVGPELKRRLKMNAFDWMLTKTATIPELSPVDEGLFFGHSHSTSSTFKQFHELVVIVFIYHMLFSKYTNIIYNSTTLFEFCYIVNLPGIRS; from the exons ATGAAGGGATCGATACAATGGCTGCTGGTCTCGATCTACGCTCTAG GTGTGACAGATGCATACTAtcttcaaaatgaaattatggATCCACCGCTCAACTATAATGGAGCAAAACGATCCCACTGTCCAGCAGTGATACATAAACAACCCGCCAACAGACAAGACACTTCATTAAGGTTAAAACAATTAAGATCGGAAATGAGTCGAGTAGCTTCCGTTCAAGGACCACCTCTTGATGGCTACATCGTTACTTCCGATGATGCACATCAG AGCGCTTCGTTGGATCCCCGTGATATGAGGCGAGAATTCATCACTGGATTCTACGGTAGTGCCGGAGAAGCTGTTATTACCTTTGACAAAGCTGTACTTTGGACTGATGGGAGGTATCACATTCAGGCAGACCATCAGCTTGACTGCAATTGGATACTGATGAAACGTGGCAGAGGAGAA GTTCCTTCCATAACGGAATGGTTGAAGCACCAGTTCCAAAGTCGAGCGATCGCGCGTATTGGCGCTGATCCAACGCTCGTCTCTGCCATCGACTGGGAAATGTGGGAAGATGAATTAG CAAATTCGTCCGTGAGATTGGTTCCTGTCCATAACAACCTGGTGGACTTGATCTGGCAGGTCGGTCGACCGAATTACAATACACATCCGGCGTATCCGTTGCAAGACAAGTATTCCGGAAGAGCCTGGCAGGACAAGATTCAATCAGTTCGGGATGAAATGGAAATTTCTGGAGCCGATGCACTGGTCCTTACCGCTCTCGACGAGATAGCATGGCTTTTCAATATTCGTGGATACGATTTGCCGAACACCCCTGTTCTTAGAGCTTATGCGGTTATCACATTGGGATCGATACATTTGTTTGCGCCAAAGCACAAGATCCCAATGTCTGttgatgtacatttgaaaatggATGTATGCACCCACGCGAATTGCGTGAA ATGGCATAATTACACGTCCATTTGGTACGATTTGCGAACCATGTCCCAAGCCTGGAACATAGTATGGCTGCCAACACGATGTGCCTATAGTCCAGGTGCTTCCATGGAAATATTTAATTCT ATCCCACCGGAAAAACGATTGCCAAAACCATCCCCGGTATTAAGTCTAAGAGCCGAAAAGAACGAGGTCGAAGCTGAAGGGATGAGAAGGTCTCACCTAAGGGATGGAATAGCGATGTGCGATTTTCTCGCTTACATGGAGGAACAATACGAATTGAATTCGGATGGTTGGGATGAGATGCAGGTAGCCAGGCTGGCGAATGAGTTTCGTTACGAACAAGACAAAAATAAAGGCATATCTTTCCCAACCATTGCTGGATATGGACCTCATGCTGCCATCCCTCATTATGAACCCAACAATCTcactaatattaaaattggaacAACGTCCACATTGGTGGTTGATTCTGGAGGACAGTATCTAG ATGGGACGACGGATATCACGAGGACTCTCCATTTTGGTACACCAACGGAGGAACAGAGGAAGGCATACACAAGGGTGTTAATTGGTGCAATACAATTGTCGTCTTTGATTTTTCCAAACAGCTTGAAGTCTAATCAATTGGACATTGTTGCAAGAGCACCATTGTGGAACGTTGGATACGACTACCTGCATGGAACTGGCCATGGGATAGGGCACTTCCTGTCTGTCCATGAAT cACCCATTGGTGTGTCCTACATGCAAGTTCCATCATCAGATAAAGTGTGTGGACCAGTGGAATTGAAACCAGGATTCTTCTTGTCCAATGAGCCAGGATACTACAAAGAAGGAGATTTCGGTGTGCGTTTAGAAAATGTCCTCGAAATTGTGGAAGCAGGCAAATCA AAAAACTCtgaaacttttttaaaattcagaGACATCACCCTGGTTCCATATGAGCCAAAATTAATTGACATTAGTATGTTAAACCCATCTCAT AGACGAtggttaaataattataatcgtCGAATTAGAGAGGAAGTTGGTCCAGAATTAAAAAGGCGATTAAAAATGAATGCCTTCGATTGGATGCTGACGAAAACTGCAACCATTCCAGAGTTGAGTCCGGTCGATGAAGGACTGTTTTTCGGCCATTCTCACTCAACATCTTCCACTTTTAAACAGTTCCATGAATTAGTTGTTATTGTTTTCATTTATCATATGTTATTTAGTAAgtatacaaatattatttataattcaaccaCCCTTTTCGAATTTTGTTATATTGTCAATCTTCCAGGTATACGGAGTTAA
- the LOC117601396 gene encoding xaa-Pro aminopeptidase ApepP isoform X1, with protein sequence MKGSIQWLLVSIYALGVTDAYYLQNEIMDPPLNYNGAKRSHCPAVIHKQPANRQDTSLRLKQLRSEMSRVASVQGPPLDGYIVTSDDAHQTVNIVNHGREGPVESASLDPRDMRREFITGFYGSAGEAVITFDKAVLWTDGRYHIQADHQLDCNWILMKRGRGEVPSITEWLKHQFQSRAIARIGADPTLVSAIDWEMWEDELANSSVRLVPVHNNLVDLIWQVGRPNYNTHPAYPLQDKYSGRAWQDKIQSVRDEMEISGADALVLTALDEIAWLFNIRGYDLPNTPVLRAYAVITLGSIHLFAPKHKIPMSVDVHLKMDVCTHANCVKWHNYTSIWYDLRTMSQAWNIVWLPTRCAYSPGASMEIFNSIPPEKRLPKPSPVLSLRAEKNEVEAEGMRRSHLRDGIAMCDFLAYMEEQYELNSDGWDEMQVARLANEFRYEQDKNKGISFPTIAGYGPHAAIPHYEPNNLTNIKIGTTSTLVVDSGGQYLDGTTDITRTLHFGTPTEEQRKAYTRVLIGAIQLSSLIFPNSLKSNQLDIVARAPLWNVGYDYLHGTGHGIGHFLSVHESPIGVSYMQVPSSDKVCGPVELKPGFFLSNEPGYYKEGDFGVRLENVLEIVEAGKSKNSETFLKFRDITLVPYEPKLIDISMLNPSHRRWLNNYNRRIREEVGPELKRRLKMNAFDWMLTKTATIPELSPVDEGLFFGHSHSTSSTFKQFHELVVIVFIYHMLFSKYTNIIYNSTTLFEFCYIVNLPGIRS encoded by the exons ATGAAGGGATCGATACAATGGCTGCTGGTCTCGATCTACGCTCTAG GTGTGACAGATGCATACTAtcttcaaaatgaaattatggATCCACCGCTCAACTATAATGGAGCAAAACGATCCCACTGTCCAGCAGTGATACATAAACAACCCGCCAACAGACAAGACACTTCATTAAGGTTAAAACAATTAAGATCGGAAATGAGTCGAGTAGCTTCCGTTCAAGGACCACCTCTTGATGGCTACATCGTTACTTCCGATGATGCACATCAG ACAGTGAACATCGTTAATCATGGCCGAGAGGGCCCGGTGGAG AGCGCTTCGTTGGATCCCCGTGATATGAGGCGAGAATTCATCACTGGATTCTACGGTAGTGCCGGAGAAGCTGTTATTACCTTTGACAAAGCTGTACTTTGGACTGATGGGAGGTATCACATTCAGGCAGACCATCAGCTTGACTGCAATTGGATACTGATGAAACGTGGCAGAGGAGAA GTTCCTTCCATAACGGAATGGTTGAAGCACCAGTTCCAAAGTCGAGCGATCGCGCGTATTGGCGCTGATCCAACGCTCGTCTCTGCCATCGACTGGGAAATGTGGGAAGATGAATTAG CAAATTCGTCCGTGAGATTGGTTCCTGTCCATAACAACCTGGTGGACTTGATCTGGCAGGTCGGTCGACCGAATTACAATACACATCCGGCGTATCCGTTGCAAGACAAGTATTCCGGAAGAGCCTGGCAGGACAAGATTCAATCAGTTCGGGATGAAATGGAAATTTCTGGAGCCGATGCACTGGTCCTTACCGCTCTCGACGAGATAGCATGGCTTTTCAATATTCGTGGATACGATTTGCCGAACACCCCTGTTCTTAGAGCTTATGCGGTTATCACATTGGGATCGATACATTTGTTTGCGCCAAAGCACAAGATCCCAATGTCTGttgatgtacatttgaaaatggATGTATGCACCCACGCGAATTGCGTGAA ATGGCATAATTACACGTCCATTTGGTACGATTTGCGAACCATGTCCCAAGCCTGGAACATAGTATGGCTGCCAACACGATGTGCCTATAGTCCAGGTGCTTCCATGGAAATATTTAATTCT ATCCCACCGGAAAAACGATTGCCAAAACCATCCCCGGTATTAAGTCTAAGAGCCGAAAAGAACGAGGTCGAAGCTGAAGGGATGAGAAGGTCTCACCTAAGGGATGGAATAGCGATGTGCGATTTTCTCGCTTACATGGAGGAACAATACGAATTGAATTCGGATGGTTGGGATGAGATGCAGGTAGCCAGGCTGGCGAATGAGTTTCGTTACGAACAAGACAAAAATAAAGGCATATCTTTCCCAACCATTGCTGGATATGGACCTCATGCTGCCATCCCTCATTATGAACCCAACAATCTcactaatattaaaattggaacAACGTCCACATTGGTGGTTGATTCTGGAGGACAGTATCTAG ATGGGACGACGGATATCACGAGGACTCTCCATTTTGGTACACCAACGGAGGAACAGAGGAAGGCATACACAAGGGTGTTAATTGGTGCAATACAATTGTCGTCTTTGATTTTTCCAAACAGCTTGAAGTCTAATCAATTGGACATTGTTGCAAGAGCACCATTGTGGAACGTTGGATACGACTACCTGCATGGAACTGGCCATGGGATAGGGCACTTCCTGTCTGTCCATGAAT cACCCATTGGTGTGTCCTACATGCAAGTTCCATCATCAGATAAAGTGTGTGGACCAGTGGAATTGAAACCAGGATTCTTCTTGTCCAATGAGCCAGGATACTACAAAGAAGGAGATTTCGGTGTGCGTTTAGAAAATGTCCTCGAAATTGTGGAAGCAGGCAAATCA AAAAACTCtgaaacttttttaaaattcagaGACATCACCCTGGTTCCATATGAGCCAAAATTAATTGACATTAGTATGTTAAACCCATCTCAT AGACGAtggttaaataattataatcgtCGAATTAGAGAGGAAGTTGGTCCAGAATTAAAAAGGCGATTAAAAATGAATGCCTTCGATTGGATGCTGACGAAAACTGCAACCATTCCAGAGTTGAGTCCGGTCGATGAAGGACTGTTTTTCGGCCATTCTCACTCAACATCTTCCACTTTTAAACAGTTCCATGAATTAGTTGTTATTGTTTTCATTTATCATATGTTATTTAGTAAgtatacaaatattatttataattcaaccaCCCTTTTCGAATTTTGTTATATTGTCAATCTTCCAGGTATACGGAGTTAA
- the LOC117601396 gene encoding xaa-Pro aminopeptidase ApepP isoform X4 → MGEMGMGLSEWFHYIKISKLKIFYFGKYEKKKSKKETYGDVPSITEWLKHQFQSRAIARIGADPTLVSAIDWEMWEDELANSSVRLVPVHNNLVDLIWQVGRPNYNTHPAYPLQDKYSGRAWQDKIQSVRDEMEISGADALVLTALDEIAWLFNIRGYDLPNTPVLRAYAVITLGSIHLFAPKHKIPMSVDVHLKMDVCTHANCVKWHNYTSIWYDLRTMSQAWNIVWLPTRCAYSPGASMEIFNSIPPEKRLPKPSPVLSLRAEKNEVEAEGMRRSHLRDGIAMCDFLAYMEEQYELNSDGWDEMQVARLANEFRYEQDKNKGISFPTIAGYGPHAAIPHYEPNNLTNIKIGTTSTLVVDSGGQYLDGTTDITRTLHFGTPTEEQRKAYTRVLIGAIQLSSLIFPNSLKSNQLDIVARAPLWNVGYDYLHGTGHGIGHFLSVHESPIGVSYMQVPSSDKVCGPVELKPGFFLSNEPGYYKEGDFGVRLENVLEIVEAGKSKNSETFLKFRDITLVPYEPKLIDISMLNPSHRRWLNNYNRRIREEVGPELKRRLKMNAFDWMLTKTATIPELSPVDEGLFFGHSHSTSSTFKQFHELVVIVFIYHMLFSKYTNIIYNSTTLFEFCYIVNLPGIRS, encoded by the exons ATGGGGGAGATGGGAATGGGGCTTTCTGAGTGGtttcattatataaaaatatcaaaattaaaaatattttattttgggaaatacgaaaaaaagaaatcgaaaaaagaaacatatggggat GTTCCTTCCATAACGGAATGGTTGAAGCACCAGTTCCAAAGTCGAGCGATCGCGCGTATTGGCGCTGATCCAACGCTCGTCTCTGCCATCGACTGGGAAATGTGGGAAGATGAATTAG CAAATTCGTCCGTGAGATTGGTTCCTGTCCATAACAACCTGGTGGACTTGATCTGGCAGGTCGGTCGACCGAATTACAATACACATCCGGCGTATCCGTTGCAAGACAAGTATTCCGGAAGAGCCTGGCAGGACAAGATTCAATCAGTTCGGGATGAAATGGAAATTTCTGGAGCCGATGCACTGGTCCTTACCGCTCTCGACGAGATAGCATGGCTTTTCAATATTCGTGGATACGATTTGCCGAACACCCCTGTTCTTAGAGCTTATGCGGTTATCACATTGGGATCGATACATTTGTTTGCGCCAAAGCACAAGATCCCAATGTCTGttgatgtacatttgaaaatggATGTATGCACCCACGCGAATTGCGTGAA ATGGCATAATTACACGTCCATTTGGTACGATTTGCGAACCATGTCCCAAGCCTGGAACATAGTATGGCTGCCAACACGATGTGCCTATAGTCCAGGTGCTTCCATGGAAATATTTAATTCT ATCCCACCGGAAAAACGATTGCCAAAACCATCCCCGGTATTAAGTCTAAGAGCCGAAAAGAACGAGGTCGAAGCTGAAGGGATGAGAAGGTCTCACCTAAGGGATGGAATAGCGATGTGCGATTTTCTCGCTTACATGGAGGAACAATACGAATTGAATTCGGATGGTTGGGATGAGATGCAGGTAGCCAGGCTGGCGAATGAGTTTCGTTACGAACAAGACAAAAATAAAGGCATATCTTTCCCAACCATTGCTGGATATGGACCTCATGCTGCCATCCCTCATTATGAACCCAACAATCTcactaatattaaaattggaacAACGTCCACATTGGTGGTTGATTCTGGAGGACAGTATCTAG ATGGGACGACGGATATCACGAGGACTCTCCATTTTGGTACACCAACGGAGGAACAGAGGAAGGCATACACAAGGGTGTTAATTGGTGCAATACAATTGTCGTCTTTGATTTTTCCAAACAGCTTGAAGTCTAATCAATTGGACATTGTTGCAAGAGCACCATTGTGGAACGTTGGATACGACTACCTGCATGGAACTGGCCATGGGATAGGGCACTTCCTGTCTGTCCATGAAT cACCCATTGGTGTGTCCTACATGCAAGTTCCATCATCAGATAAAGTGTGTGGACCAGTGGAATTGAAACCAGGATTCTTCTTGTCCAATGAGCCAGGATACTACAAAGAAGGAGATTTCGGTGTGCGTTTAGAAAATGTCCTCGAAATTGTGGAAGCAGGCAAATCA AAAAACTCtgaaacttttttaaaattcagaGACATCACCCTGGTTCCATATGAGCCAAAATTAATTGACATTAGTATGTTAAACCCATCTCAT AGACGAtggttaaataattataatcgtCGAATTAGAGAGGAAGTTGGTCCAGAATTAAAAAGGCGATTAAAAATGAATGCCTTCGATTGGATGCTGACGAAAACTGCAACCATTCCAGAGTTGAGTCCGGTCGATGAAGGACTGTTTTTCGGCCATTCTCACTCAACATCTTCCACTTTTAAACAGTTCCATGAATTAGTTGTTATTGTTTTCATTTATCATATGTTATTTAGTAAgtatacaaatattatttataattcaaccaCCCTTTTCGAATTTTGTTATATTGTCAATCTTCCAGGTATACGGAGTTAA
- the LOC117601397 gene encoding esterase FE4 — MWLANILLYGFLFVSANAEQEVQLEIPQGILKGLKTETILKNKHYYSFKGIPYAKPNVGPNKFQAPEPADPWEGVYDATMHRFTCPFYCIVKKGLIGDEDCLYLNVYTPVLDKEARKAVMVWFHPGGWNSGMADDTLFGPDFLIENDVVVVTINFRLGALGFLNTGDKSAPGNAGMKDQVMALKWVKDNIHFFGGCPNRVTIFGHSSGGASVEYHMLSPMSEGLFSAVIQQSGTIVNPWAMTYNPRELAFKLGEALGIQTTDSEELVQKLTEVHVKDIIAASNEIMKSENILNGHMFAFVPSVEVDLGQDLFLPTDPWTLLKTGRIANVPLMTGVVTDECIFDAQRLLIDDIEVLNSEPERFLPDDLNITDSDLKKKTGECLRKFYFGDKQVSKDDLKEYTTMLNDVFFNAGELLSLDIIKARNSAAIYEYLFSYQAPFGLMKNLFGISDGVAHGDELGYLFYSRGFKNLPEPGSPAERMTNILTKLWTNFAKDGNPTSKLDEDINVNWEPLGEDNNYMNINQELKMEKDLFRDKHDYWKEKYKNVMP; from the exons ATGTGGCTAGCTAACATTTTGCTTTAcggatttttatttgtttcggCGAATGCGGAACAGGAAGTGCAATTGGAGATTCCTCAGGGAATACTGAAGGGATTGAAAACCGAGACTATactgaaaaataaacattattacAGTTTTAAGGGCATCCCTTACGCGAAACCAAATGTGGGCCCTAATAAATTTCAA gcACCTGAACCCGCGGATCCTTGGGAAGGGGTGTACGATGCAACCATGCATCGTTTTACGTGCCCCTTTTATTGCATAGTCAAAAAGGGCCTCATCGGCGATGAGGATTGTTTATATTTAAACGTTTACACACCAGTTCTGGATAAAGAAGCTCGCAAAGCTGTGATGGTATGGTTCCACCCTGGTGGATGGAATTCTGGTATGGCTGATGATACATTATTCGGACCGGATTTCTTAATTGAAAACGATGTGGTAGTTGTTACTATCAATTTCAGACTTGGTGCTCTtg gATTTTTGAACACGGGAGACAAAAGTGCTCCCGGAAACGCTGGAATGAAGGACCAAGTAATGGCACTGAAATGGGTAAAGGATAATATACACTTCTTTGGTGGTTGTCCAAATAGAGTTACCATTTTTGGTCACAGTTCTGGTGGAGCTTCCGTAGAGTATCATATGTTATCCCCTATGTCCGAAG GTTTGTTCAGCGCAGTTATTCAGCAAAGTGGAACGATTGTTAATCCATGGGCGATGACGTACAATCCCAGAGAACTCGCTTTTAAGTTAGGAGAGGCTCTTGGAATACAGACTACTGATTCTGAGGaattggttcaaaaattgaccGAAGTTCACGTGAAAGATATCATTGCTGCATCGAATGAAATAATGAAGAGTGAG aatattttgaaTGGACATATGTTCGCTTTCGTCCCGTCTGTTGAAGTGGACTTGGGACAGGATTTATTTTTGCCAACTGATCCCTGGACATTATTGAAGACTGGAAGAATTGCGAATGTGCCTTTAATGACTGGAGTTGTCACCGATGAATGTATATTTGATGCCCAACGTT TGTTGATAGACGACATTGAAGTATTGAACAGTGAACCAGAAAGATTTCTGCCAGACGATTTGAACATCACCGATTCAGATTTGAAGAAGAAAACTGGTGAATGTTTAAGAAAATTCTATTTTGGCGATAAACAAGTATCGAAGGACGATTTGAAAGAATACACCacg ATGTTAAATGATGTTTTCTTCAACGCGGGAGAGCTGTTATCACTCGATATCATAAAAGCTCGAAATTCAGCTGCAATTTATGAGTATCTATTTTCTTATCAAGCTCCATTTGGTCTTATGAAAAATCTATTTGGTATTAGTGATG GAGTTGCACATGGTGACGAATTGGGTTACCTCTTTTATTCTCGAGGTTTCAAAAATTTACCAGAACCTGGTTCTCCTGCAGAAAGAATGACAAATATTTTAACCAAACTGTGGACGAATTTTGCCAAAGACGG taaCCCAACATCGAAGTTGGACGAGGATATCAATGTGAACTGGGAGCCCCTGGGAGAAGATAATAATTACATGAACATTAATCAAGAATTGAAAATGGAGAAGGATCTATTCCGAGATAAACATGACTACTGGAAGGAGAAGTACAAAAATGTCATGCCATAA
- the LOC117601396 gene encoding xaa-Pro aminopeptidase ApepP isoform X3, producing the protein MKGSIQWLLVSIYALGVTDAYYLQNEIMDPPLNYNGAKRSHCPAVIHKQPANRQDTSLRLKQLRSEMSRVASVQGPPLDGYIVTSDDAHQTVNIVNHGREGPVESASLDPRDMRREFITGFYGSAGEAVITFDKAVLWTDGRYHIQADHQLDCNWILMKRGRGEVPSITEWLKHQFQSRAIARIGADPTLVSAIDWEMWEDELANSSVRLVPVHNNLVDLIWQVGRPNYNTHPAYPLQDKYSGRAWQDKIQSVRDEMEISGADALVLTALDEIAWLFNIRGYDLPNTPVLRAYAVITLGSIHLFAPKHKIPMSVDVHLKMDVCTHANCVKWHNYTSIWYDLRTMSQAWNIVWLPTRCAYSPGASMEIFNSIPPEKRLPKPSPVLSLRAEKNEVEAEGMRRSHLRDGIAMCDFLAYMEEQYELNSDGWDEMQVARLANEFRYEQDKNKGISFPTIAGYGPHAAIPHYEPNNLTNIKIGTTSTLVVDSGGQYLDGTTDITRTLHFGTPTEEQRKAYTRVLIGAIQLSSLIFPNSLKSNQLDIVARAPLWNVGYDYLHGTGHGIGHFLSVHESPIGVSYMQVPSSDKVCGPVELKPGFFLSNEPGYYKEGDFGVRLENVLEIVEAGKSKNSETFLKFRDITLVPYEPKLIDISMLNPSHRRWLNNYNRRIREEVGPELKRRLKMNAFDWMLTKTATIPELSPVDEGLFFGHSHSTSSTFKQFHELVVIVFIYHMLFSIRS; encoded by the exons ATGAAGGGATCGATACAATGGCTGCTGGTCTCGATCTACGCTCTAG GTGTGACAGATGCATACTAtcttcaaaatgaaattatggATCCACCGCTCAACTATAATGGAGCAAAACGATCCCACTGTCCAGCAGTGATACATAAACAACCCGCCAACAGACAAGACACTTCATTAAGGTTAAAACAATTAAGATCGGAAATGAGTCGAGTAGCTTCCGTTCAAGGACCACCTCTTGATGGCTACATCGTTACTTCCGATGATGCACATCAG ACAGTGAACATCGTTAATCATGGCCGAGAGGGCCCGGTGGAG AGCGCTTCGTTGGATCCCCGTGATATGAGGCGAGAATTCATCACTGGATTCTACGGTAGTGCCGGAGAAGCTGTTATTACCTTTGACAAAGCTGTACTTTGGACTGATGGGAGGTATCACATTCAGGCAGACCATCAGCTTGACTGCAATTGGATACTGATGAAACGTGGCAGAGGAGAA GTTCCTTCCATAACGGAATGGTTGAAGCACCAGTTCCAAAGTCGAGCGATCGCGCGTATTGGCGCTGATCCAACGCTCGTCTCTGCCATCGACTGGGAAATGTGGGAAGATGAATTAG CAAATTCGTCCGTGAGATTGGTTCCTGTCCATAACAACCTGGTGGACTTGATCTGGCAGGTCGGTCGACCGAATTACAATACACATCCGGCGTATCCGTTGCAAGACAAGTATTCCGGAAGAGCCTGGCAGGACAAGATTCAATCAGTTCGGGATGAAATGGAAATTTCTGGAGCCGATGCACTGGTCCTTACCGCTCTCGACGAGATAGCATGGCTTTTCAATATTCGTGGATACGATTTGCCGAACACCCCTGTTCTTAGAGCTTATGCGGTTATCACATTGGGATCGATACATTTGTTTGCGCCAAAGCACAAGATCCCAATGTCTGttgatgtacatttgaaaatggATGTATGCACCCACGCGAATTGCGTGAA ATGGCATAATTACACGTCCATTTGGTACGATTTGCGAACCATGTCCCAAGCCTGGAACATAGTATGGCTGCCAACACGATGTGCCTATAGTCCAGGTGCTTCCATGGAAATATTTAATTCT ATCCCACCGGAAAAACGATTGCCAAAACCATCCCCGGTATTAAGTCTAAGAGCCGAAAAGAACGAGGTCGAAGCTGAAGGGATGAGAAGGTCTCACCTAAGGGATGGAATAGCGATGTGCGATTTTCTCGCTTACATGGAGGAACAATACGAATTGAATTCGGATGGTTGGGATGAGATGCAGGTAGCCAGGCTGGCGAATGAGTTTCGTTACGAACAAGACAAAAATAAAGGCATATCTTTCCCAACCATTGCTGGATATGGACCTCATGCTGCCATCCCTCATTATGAACCCAACAATCTcactaatattaaaattggaacAACGTCCACATTGGTGGTTGATTCTGGAGGACAGTATCTAG ATGGGACGACGGATATCACGAGGACTCTCCATTTTGGTACACCAACGGAGGAACAGAGGAAGGCATACACAAGGGTGTTAATTGGTGCAATACAATTGTCGTCTTTGATTTTTCCAAACAGCTTGAAGTCTAATCAATTGGACATTGTTGCAAGAGCACCATTGTGGAACGTTGGATACGACTACCTGCATGGAACTGGCCATGGGATAGGGCACTTCCTGTCTGTCCATGAAT cACCCATTGGTGTGTCCTACATGCAAGTTCCATCATCAGATAAAGTGTGTGGACCAGTGGAATTGAAACCAGGATTCTTCTTGTCCAATGAGCCAGGATACTACAAAGAAGGAGATTTCGGTGTGCGTTTAGAAAATGTCCTCGAAATTGTGGAAGCAGGCAAATCA AAAAACTCtgaaacttttttaaaattcagaGACATCACCCTGGTTCCATATGAGCCAAAATTAATTGACATTAGTATGTTAAACCCATCTCAT AGACGAtggttaaataattataatcgtCGAATTAGAGAGGAAGTTGGTCCAGAATTAAAAAGGCGATTAAAAATGAATGCCTTCGATTGGATGCTGACGAAAACTGCAACCATTCCAGAGTTGAGTCCGGTCGATGAAGGACTGTTTTTCGGCCATTCTCACTCAACATCTTCCACTTTTAAACAGTTCCATGAATTAGTTGTTATTGTTTTCATTTATCATATGTTATTTA GTATACGGAGTTAA